The following coding sequences lie in one Arachis ipaensis cultivar K30076 chromosome B03, Araip1.1, whole genome shotgun sequence genomic window:
- the LOC107629538 gene encoding DEAD-box ATP-dependent RNA helicase 42 isoform X2 produces MEDNSDAKVKERKPTHEEEIEEEHKRLDEEMEKRRRRVQEWQELRRKKEEAEREKQGEASASEPKLGKAWTLEGESDDEEATGTGKPDTAMDVDEDEKPVDKEPGDPMVADGDNGAITSDLQEGTAGAPEDEEIDPLDAFMNSMVLPEVEKLNNTVCSSIPDKTNDKKLKDRGDEQGRSGQARKVSNNKSIGRIIPGEDSDSDYSDLQVDDDDIEENDEEFMKRVKKSKADKLSIVDHSKIDYQPFKKNFYIEVKDVSRMTPEEVAAYRKELELKIHGKDVPKPVKSWHQTGLTSKILETIRKLNYEKPMPIQAQALPVIMNGRDCIGIAKTGSGKTLAFVLPMLRHIKDQPPVVTGDGPIGLIMAPTRELVQQIYSDIKKFGKVLGLRCVPVYGGSGVAQQISELKRGAEIVVCTPGRMIDILCTSGGKITNLRRVTYLVMDEADRMFDMGFEPQITRIVQNIRPDRQTVLFSATFPRQVEILARKVLNKPVEIQVGGRSVVNKDITQLVELRPEKERFHRLLEILGEWYEKGKILIFVQSQEKCDALFKDLLKSGYPCLSLHGAKDQTDRESTIADFKSNVCNMLIATSIAARGLDVKELELVINFDVPNHYEDYVHRVGRTGRAGRKGCAITFISEEEARYAPDLAKALELSEQVVPDDLKALADGFMAKVKQGLEQAHGTGYGGSGFKFNEEEDEERRAAKKAQAKGYGFEEDKSDSEDEDENIRKSGGDISQLAHILAASKGTVPAIPSPISPAQLISNGGLTVPLPAVLGNLQTTTVLPTGLPLTTNDGAARAALAAINLQHNLAKIQSEALPEHYEAELEINDFPQSARWKVTHKETLGPISEWTGAAITTRGQYFPPGKIAGPGERKLYLFIEGPSEQSVKRAKAELKRVLEDITNQALQLPGGSQPGKYSVV; encoded by the exons atggaggat AACTCGGATGCCAAGGTGAAGGAGAGAAAACCTACTCATGAAGAGGAGATAGAGGAAGAACACAAAAGATTGGATGAAGAAATggaaaagaggaggagaagagtTCAGGAGTGGCAAGAGCTgaggaggaagaaggaagaagctgAGAGAGAAAAGCAGGGTGAAGCAAGTGCTAGTGAACCAAAGTTGGGAAAGGCCTGGACCCTTGAAGGGGAATCTGATGATGAAGAAGCAACTGGTACAGGGAAGCCAGATACTGCGATGGATGTAGATGAAGATGAAAAACCTGTTGATAAAGAGCCTGGGGATCCTATGGTGGCAGATGGTGATAATGGGGCAATTACGTCTGATTTACAAGAAGGAACTGCTGGTGCTCCTGAGGATGAGGAAATTGATCCATTGGATGCCTTCATGAATTCTATGGTTCTACCTGAAGTTGAAAAGCTGAACAACACTGTTTGCTCTTCAATACCTGATAAAACTAATGACAAGAAACTCAAGGATAGAGGGGATGAGCAGGGTCGTAGTGGACAGGCAAGGAAAGTTTCCAATAATAAATCGATTGGAAGAATAATTCCTGGTGAAGACTCTGACTCTGATTATTCAGATCTTCAAGTTGACGATGACGACATTGAAGAAAATGATGAGGAGTTTATGAAAAGAGTGAAGAAGTCAAAAGCTGATAAGCTGTCTATAGTTGACCATTCAAAGATTGATTATCAACCTTTCAAGAAAAATTTCTACATTGAAGTGAAGGATGTCTCAAGGATGACTCCTGAAGAAGTTGCTGCATACCGGAAGGAGCTGGAGTTGAAGATACATGGGAAGGATGTTCCAAAGCCAGTAAAATCATGGCATCAGACTGGACTTACTAGCAAAATTTTAGAGACAATAAGAAAGCTTAACTACGAAAAGCCGATGCCTATTCAAGCCCAGGCACTGCCTGTAATAATGAATGGTCGAGACTGCATTGGCATTGCTAAAACTGGTTCAGGCAAAACACTTGCTTTTGTTTTGCCTATGTTGAGGCACATCAAGGATCAGCCACCAGTTGTTACTGGAGATGGACCAATTGGGCTTATCATGGCTCCTACAAGGGAGCTTGTTCAACAGATTTATAGTGATATAAAGAAGTTTGGGAAGGTACTGGGTCTAAGATGTGTACCTGTGTATGGAGGTTCTGGTGTTGCTCAACAAATTAGTGAGTTGAAGCGTGGAGCTGAGATAGTGGTTTGTACTCCAGGTAGGATGATTGACATACTATGTACCAGTGGTGGCAAAATAACTAACCTGCGCAGGGTTACTTATTTGGTCATGGATGAGGCTGATAGAATGTTTGACATGGGGTTTGAACCCCAAATCACAAGAATTGTTCAGAATATCCGACCAGATCGTCAAACTGTTCTATTTTCTGCTACTTTCCCCCGCCAGGTTGAAATTCTTGCCCGCAAGGTTCTAAATAAACCTGTTGAAATACAAGTTGGTGGCAGAAGTGTTGTGAACAAGGACATAACACAGCTGGTGGAGTTGAGACCAGAAAAAGAAAGATTTCATAGGCTATTAGAGATATTGGGTGAATGGTATGAGAAAGGAAAGATTTTGATATTTGTCCAGTCACAGGAAAAATGTGATGCTTTGTTCAAGGATTTGCTAAAGTCTGGTTATCCTTGCTTATCTCTTCATGGAGCTAAGGACCAGACAGATCGTGAATCCACAATTGCTGATTTCAAAAGCAATGTCTGCAATATGTTGATTGCAACTAGTATTGCTGCCAGGGGACTAGATGTCAAGGAGCTTGAATTGGTTATCAATTTTGATGTTCCTAATCACTATGAAGATTATGTTCATCGTGTTGGCCGCACTGGCAGAGCAGGCCGAAAGGGTTGCGCTATTACTTTTATTTCGGAGGAAGAAGCAAGATATGCACCTGATTTGGCAAAAGCATTGGAGCTATCTGAGCAAGTTGTTCCTGATGACCTGAAAGCACTTGCTGATGGCTTTATGGCAAAAGTGAAACAAGGGCTTGAGCAGGCTCATGGAACTGGTTATGGAGGCAGTGGCTTTAaatttaatgaagaagaagacgaGGAGAGGAGAGCAGCGAAGAAAGCTCAAGCCAAGGGATATGGGTTTGAAGAGGATAAATCAGATTCGGAAGATGAAGATGAAAATATTAGGAAGTCGGGAGGTGACATCTCACAGCTTGCTCATATTCTTGCTGCCTCAAAAGGAACTGTCCCTGCTATACCTAGCCCCATCTCTCCTGCTCAGCTGATTTCTAATGGTGGACTAACTGTTCCGTTGCCAGCTGTTCTTGGTAATCTCCAAACTACTACAGTTTTGCCTACAGGGCTTCCCCTTACTACAAATGATGGGGCAGCTCGGGCAGCATTAGCTGCTATTAACCTGCAGCACAACTTAGCTAAGATACAGTCTGAAGCATTGCCTGAGCATTATGAAGCTGAACTAGAGATAAATGATTTCCCTCAAAGTGCTCGGTGGAAAGTCACACACAAGGAAACCTTGGGTCCAATTTCTGAGTGGACAGGAGCCGCTATTACCACCAGGGGACAATATTTCCCACCTGGTAAAATTGCGGGACCTGGGGAACGCAAGCTCTACTTGTTCATTGAGGGTCCTAGTGAGCAGTCTGTTAAGAGAGCTAAAGCAGAGTTGAAACGTGTTTTGGAAGACATCACAAATCAAGCTTTACAACTTCCTGGTGGATCTCAACCTGGCAAATACTCTGTTGTTTAA
- the LOC107634165 gene encoding uncharacterized protein LOC107634165 isoform X1, whose product MKRKVLLVSCVVGFLGLLSAATSFGAEATRIKRSQVQFVTPNQCIYPRTPALPLGLTAALALMVSQIVINVAAGCICCSKFPQIPDSSWKVALISFSLSWFTFVIAFLLLLTAAALNDQHGEESIYFGNYYCYIVKPRVFAGCAILSLASVAFGIVYYITLAEGKNGNNSCDSLDPNHGGIAMGQPQIPPTQVSHDPLFVHEDTYIRRQFT is encoded by the exons atgaaGAGAAAGGTTCTGTTGGTGAGTTGTGTTGTTGGATTCTTGGGTCTATTGTCAGCTGCAACTAGCTTTGGTGCAGAAGCGACAAGGATTAAG CGTTCTCAAGTTCAATTTGTAACCCCAAATCAATGCATATATCCTCGAACTCCAGCTCTACCTCTTGGTTTAACTGCAGCTCTGGCTCTCATGGTATCTCAGATTGTCATAAATGTCGCAGCCGGCTGCATTTGTTGCTCGAAATTCCCTCAAATCCCTGATTCCAGTTGGAAGGTGGCTTTGATCAGCTTCTCTTTATCTTG GTTCACATTTGTCATTGCGTTTCTTCTGTTGCTAACTGCTGCGGCGCTGAATGATCAACACGGCGAAGAGAGCATATACTTTGGCAActactactgctacattgtgaagCCTAGGGTGTTTGCAGGGTGTGCAATTTTATCCCTTGCAAGTGTTGCCTTTGGTATTGTCTATTATATTACCTTAGCTGAGGGAAAAAATGGTAACAACTCTTGTGATTCCTTGGATCCAAATCATGGGGGCATAGCCATGGGACAACCTCAGATACCACCAACTCAAGTTAGCCATGACCCACTGTTTGTACATGAAGACACATACATCAGAAGACAGTTCACATGA
- the LOC107634165 gene encoding uncharacterized protein LOC107634165 isoform X2 → MFLLLSYYTVHQEDFAFSMVLSLILFSMRSQVQFVTPNQCIYPRTPALPLGLTAALALMVSQIVINVAAGCICCSKFPQIPDSSWKVALISFSLSWFTFVIAFLLLLTAAALNDQHGEESIYFGNYYCYIVKPRVFAGCAILSLASVAFGIVYYITLAEGKNGNNSCDSLDPNHGGIAMGQPQIPPTQVSHDPLFVHEDTYIRRQFT, encoded by the exons ATGTTTCTTCTTTTGTCTTATTACACTGTTCATCAAGAAGATTTTGCTTTCTCTATGGTGCTGTCACTAATCTTGTTTTCTATG CGTTCTCAAGTTCAATTTGTAACCCCAAATCAATGCATATATCCTCGAACTCCAGCTCTACCTCTTGGTTTAACTGCAGCTCTGGCTCTCATGGTATCTCAGATTGTCATAAATGTCGCAGCCGGCTGCATTTGTTGCTCGAAATTCCCTCAAATCCCTGATTCCAGTTGGAAGGTGGCTTTGATCAGCTTCTCTTTATCTTG GTTCACATTTGTCATTGCGTTTCTTCTGTTGCTAACTGCTGCGGCGCTGAATGATCAACACGGCGAAGAGAGCATATACTTTGGCAActactactgctacattgtgaagCCTAGGGTGTTTGCAGGGTGTGCAATTTTATCCCTTGCAAGTGTTGCCTTTGGTATTGTCTATTATATTACCTTAGCTGAGGGAAAAAATGGTAACAACTCTTGTGATTCCTTGGATCCAAATCATGGGGGCATAGCCATGGGACAACCTCAGATACCACCAACTCAAGTTAGCCATGACCCACTGTTTGTACATGAAGACACATACATCAGAAGACAGTTCACATGA
- the LOC107629538 gene encoding DEAD-box ATP-dependent RNA helicase 42 isoform X1 yields MEDGKHKSRREDSEVKEDDSKRSHRDRGGEKDKDRSNGKHRDREKRDRDRDSRRHDRDHSSDDSDDRYEREREKEKRRDKDKEERRAREKKREREREREKEREKEREREEKERERRERAKEKERERERERERREDRERGREREREREKDKDRREREREKEIERERGRRVRDREKRREVDSDYSDDDSRERERDRKRHKNSDAKVKERKPTHEEEIEEEHKRLDEEMEKRRRRVQEWQELRRKKEEAEREKQGEASASEPKLGKAWTLEGESDDEEATGTGKPDTAMDVDEDEKPVDKEPGDPMVADGDNGAITSDLQEGTAGAPEDEEIDPLDAFMNSMVLPEVEKLNNTVCSSIPDKTNDKKLKDRGDEQGRSGQARKVSNNKSIGRIIPGEDSDSDYSDLQVDDDDIEENDEEFMKRVKKSKADKLSIVDHSKIDYQPFKKNFYIEVKDVSRMTPEEVAAYRKELELKIHGKDVPKPVKSWHQTGLTSKILETIRKLNYEKPMPIQAQALPVIMNGRDCIGIAKTGSGKTLAFVLPMLRHIKDQPPVVTGDGPIGLIMAPTRELVQQIYSDIKKFGKVLGLRCVPVYGGSGVAQQISELKRGAEIVVCTPGRMIDILCTSGGKITNLRRVTYLVMDEADRMFDMGFEPQITRIVQNIRPDRQTVLFSATFPRQVEILARKVLNKPVEIQVGGRSVVNKDITQLVELRPEKERFHRLLEILGEWYEKGKILIFVQSQEKCDALFKDLLKSGYPCLSLHGAKDQTDRESTIADFKSNVCNMLIATSIAARGLDVKELELVINFDVPNHYEDYVHRVGRTGRAGRKGCAITFISEEEARYAPDLAKALELSEQVVPDDLKALADGFMAKVKQGLEQAHGTGYGGSGFKFNEEEDEERRAAKKAQAKGYGFEEDKSDSEDEDENIRKSGGDISQLAHILAASKGTVPAIPSPISPAQLISNGGLTVPLPAVLGNLQTTTVLPTGLPLTTNDGAARAALAAINLQHNLAKIQSEALPEHYEAELEINDFPQSARWKVTHKETLGPISEWTGAAITTRGQYFPPGKIAGPGERKLYLFIEGPSEQSVKRAKAELKRVLEDITNQALQLPGGSQPGKYSVV; encoded by the coding sequence ATGGAAGATGGAAAGCATAAATCAAGGAGAGAAGATTCTGAGGTGAAGGAAGATGATTCCAAGAGGAGCCACCGTGACAGGGGCGGGGAAAAGGATAAGGATAGAAGCAATGGGAAGCATAGGGATAGGGAGAAGAGGGACCGCGACCGGGATAGCAGAAGGCATGATAGAGATCATAGTAGTGATGATTCTGATGATAGGTatgagagggagagggagaaggagaagcgcagagataaagacaaggaagaaagaagagctcgcgagaagaaaagagaaagggagagggaaagggaaaaggaaagggaaaaggaaagggagagggaagaaaaGGAGAGGGAAAGGAGAGAAAGGGCgaaggagaaagaaagagagagagaaagagaaagagaaaggaggGAAGATAGAGAGAGGGGGCGGGAGAGGGAACGTGAGCGTGAAAAGGATAAGGATAGAAGGGAGCGTGAGAGAGAGAAGGAAATTGAAAGAGAAAGGGGGAGGAGAGTGCGCGACCGGGAGAAGCGTAGGGAAGTTGATAGTGATTATAGTGATGATGATTctagggagagggagagagacaGGAAGAGGCACAAGAACTCGGATGCCAAGGTGAAGGAGAGAAAACCTACTCATGAAGAGGAGATAGAGGAAGAACACAAAAGATTGGATGAAGAAATggaaaagaggaggagaagagtTCAGGAGTGGCAAGAGCTgaggaggaagaaggaagaagctgAGAGAGAAAAGCAGGGTGAAGCAAGTGCTAGTGAACCAAAGTTGGGAAAGGCCTGGACCCTTGAAGGGGAATCTGATGATGAAGAAGCAACTGGTACAGGGAAGCCAGATACTGCGATGGATGTAGATGAAGATGAAAAACCTGTTGATAAAGAGCCTGGGGATCCTATGGTGGCAGATGGTGATAATGGGGCAATTACGTCTGATTTACAAGAAGGAACTGCTGGTGCTCCTGAGGATGAGGAAATTGATCCATTGGATGCCTTCATGAATTCTATGGTTCTACCTGAAGTTGAAAAGCTGAACAACACTGTTTGCTCTTCAATACCTGATAAAACTAATGACAAGAAACTCAAGGATAGAGGGGATGAGCAGGGTCGTAGTGGACAGGCAAGGAAAGTTTCCAATAATAAATCGATTGGAAGAATAATTCCTGGTGAAGACTCTGACTCTGATTATTCAGATCTTCAAGTTGACGATGACGACATTGAAGAAAATGATGAGGAGTTTATGAAAAGAGTGAAGAAGTCAAAAGCTGATAAGCTGTCTATAGTTGACCATTCAAAGATTGATTATCAACCTTTCAAGAAAAATTTCTACATTGAAGTGAAGGATGTCTCAAGGATGACTCCTGAAGAAGTTGCTGCATACCGGAAGGAGCTGGAGTTGAAGATACATGGGAAGGATGTTCCAAAGCCAGTAAAATCATGGCATCAGACTGGACTTACTAGCAAAATTTTAGAGACAATAAGAAAGCTTAACTACGAAAAGCCGATGCCTATTCAAGCCCAGGCACTGCCTGTAATAATGAATGGTCGAGACTGCATTGGCATTGCTAAAACTGGTTCAGGCAAAACACTTGCTTTTGTTTTGCCTATGTTGAGGCACATCAAGGATCAGCCACCAGTTGTTACTGGAGATGGACCAATTGGGCTTATCATGGCTCCTACAAGGGAGCTTGTTCAACAGATTTATAGTGATATAAAGAAGTTTGGGAAGGTACTGGGTCTAAGATGTGTACCTGTGTATGGAGGTTCTGGTGTTGCTCAACAAATTAGTGAGTTGAAGCGTGGAGCTGAGATAGTGGTTTGTACTCCAGGTAGGATGATTGACATACTATGTACCAGTGGTGGCAAAATAACTAACCTGCGCAGGGTTACTTATTTGGTCATGGATGAGGCTGATAGAATGTTTGACATGGGGTTTGAACCCCAAATCACAAGAATTGTTCAGAATATCCGACCAGATCGTCAAACTGTTCTATTTTCTGCTACTTTCCCCCGCCAGGTTGAAATTCTTGCCCGCAAGGTTCTAAATAAACCTGTTGAAATACAAGTTGGTGGCAGAAGTGTTGTGAACAAGGACATAACACAGCTGGTGGAGTTGAGACCAGAAAAAGAAAGATTTCATAGGCTATTAGAGATATTGGGTGAATGGTATGAGAAAGGAAAGATTTTGATATTTGTCCAGTCACAGGAAAAATGTGATGCTTTGTTCAAGGATTTGCTAAAGTCTGGTTATCCTTGCTTATCTCTTCATGGAGCTAAGGACCAGACAGATCGTGAATCCACAATTGCTGATTTCAAAAGCAATGTCTGCAATATGTTGATTGCAACTAGTATTGCTGCCAGGGGACTAGATGTCAAGGAGCTTGAATTGGTTATCAATTTTGATGTTCCTAATCACTATGAAGATTATGTTCATCGTGTTGGCCGCACTGGCAGAGCAGGCCGAAAGGGTTGCGCTATTACTTTTATTTCGGAGGAAGAAGCAAGATATGCACCTGATTTGGCAAAAGCATTGGAGCTATCTGAGCAAGTTGTTCCTGATGACCTGAAAGCACTTGCTGATGGCTTTATGGCAAAAGTGAAACAAGGGCTTGAGCAGGCTCATGGAACTGGTTATGGAGGCAGTGGCTTTAaatttaatgaagaagaagacgaGGAGAGGAGAGCAGCGAAGAAAGCTCAAGCCAAGGGATATGGGTTTGAAGAGGATAAATCAGATTCGGAAGATGAAGATGAAAATATTAGGAAGTCGGGAGGTGACATCTCACAGCTTGCTCATATTCTTGCTGCCTCAAAAGGAACTGTCCCTGCTATACCTAGCCCCATCTCTCCTGCTCAGCTGATTTCTAATGGTGGACTAACTGTTCCGTTGCCAGCTGTTCTTGGTAATCTCCAAACTACTACAGTTTTGCCTACAGGGCTTCCCCTTACTACAAATGATGGGGCAGCTCGGGCAGCATTAGCTGCTATTAACCTGCAGCACAACTTAGCTAAGATACAGTCTGAAGCATTGCCTGAGCATTATGAAGCTGAACTAGAGATAAATGATTTCCCTCAAAGTGCTCGGTGGAAAGTCACACACAAGGAAACCTTGGGTCCAATTTCTGAGTGGACAGGAGCCGCTATTACCACCAGGGGACAATATTTCCCACCTGGTAAAATTGCGGGACCTGGGGAACGCAAGCTCTACTTGTTCATTGAGGGTCCTAGTGAGCAGTCTGTTAAGAGAGCTAAAGCAGAGTTGAAACGTGTTTTGGAAGACATCACAAATCAAGCTTTACAACTTCCTGGTGGATCTCAACCTGGCAAATACTCTGTTGTTTAA